Proteins from one Megalopta genalis isolate 19385.01 chromosome 1, iyMegGena1_principal, whole genome shotgun sequence genomic window:
- the LOC143259161 gene encoding uncharacterized protein LOC143259161, with translation MHEGRMATGTGEGGGHTALENTTATALTESSSSSSSSVPTILTENTAAANLALAGPQQPGLHQVQQQQQAQQQQQSHPRPRVSLVSDLPPANDAAV, from the coding sequence ATGCACGAGGGCCGAATGGCTACAGGGACAGGGGAAGGTGGGGGCCACACGGCCCTCGAGAACACGACCGCGACGGCCCTTACGGAATCATCGTCATCTTCCTCCTCCTCGGTACCGACGATCCTGACCGAAAACACGGCCGCGGCCAATCTGGCTCTGGCGGGACCTCAGCAGCCGGGCCTTCATCAGgtacagcagcagcaacaggcgcaacagcagcagcaatcGCATCCGCGACCGCGGGTCAGCCTGGTCAGCGATCTGCCACCAGCGAACGATGCTGCAG